One Synechocystis sp. LKSZ1 genomic window, CCCTGGCTCACGAGGCTGGCCACAGTGTTTTGTTTGGCTATTCTATGAATGAGCCTCTTCTACGAAATCAAGATACAGAGTTGTACGAATCACCCCTTAGACAAGAACGAAGACCCATGGCCGGCGTCTATCATGCAACCTTTGTGACAGCTCGGATGCATTTATTAGCAAGCCGAGTTTTAAAAACCGGCTGGGCTGAGTCATTAGGAAGCTCTAACACAGCAGTAAAAGAAACCTGCCAAGACCTATTTCATACTTTTGAAGAGGGTCTTAATACCGTTAAAAGGTTTGCCCAATTAACAGACTCTGGGGCCTCCATTTTGGCTAGAGCTGAATCTTATATGTATCAAAAAAAATAAATTAGTGATGACTGCTCACATCAAAATCCTAAAACAATATCAAGGTTTTATTTTAGGTCTCAAATATCCTTCGGTACTTCTATCAGTATCAACACTTAATATAGCTGAATTTATTTGTACTCAACTCGATCCAGGAATTGATCAATTATTAAGCATATCTACTGCGAATGAACTAAGGTCTTGTAATTTCCAGGAGGTTCATAGCATTAACCGGGCGTTGATTTGGTTACAAAAATTATTAGAGTGGTCACGTATCCCTATTTTTGATAGAGGTAAAGTTTTAGGAGGAAAAGTAAATCCGCAAAAAATTGATTGTAATATTATTTTTCCTGTCTATGATTCTCAGGCTCATGGATTAATTAATTTATTGATTTGGTTTCTAAACAAAATTAATTCCTTAAAACTTAATAATTCTCTAAAAGTAGTCGAAGAAATTTTAAATGAACTCAAAAATGATGTTTATCCCAAGCTCTTGTTAGAACAAGGAATCAATTCTATTCACTTTGCACACGCCGCTTATCAAACTAATATTCCATTTTGTTCCTATCCTCTGGCTCATAAAATAGGCCCCTTTTGGCAATTTGGTTTAGGAAATCAGCAGGTAATTTTTCAAAGTAGTCTCTGTGATAGCGAATCCTATCTCAGTGTTATAAGTGCCTGCGATAAGTCCTTATGTTCTGCAATTCTTCGTCAGGCTGGTTTTCCTGCCCCAACCCATTGCCTAGTCTATAGTTTGCAACAAGCAGAACAGGCTTTTCAAATAATTGGGACTCCCTGTGTGGTTAAGCCCAGTGATTCAGAACGAGGACTTGGTGTCTCTAAAGATATTAATACTTTAGATACCCTGCGTGAGGCTTATAATTTAGCTAATCAATATTCTCGACAAATTCTGGTGGAAAAACAGGTAGAAGGAACGTGTCATCGGTTATTAGTTATTAACCATAAATTAGTCTTGGCGTTTAAGCGCTCTCTCCAGTATCTGAAAGGTAATGGTCATCAAACAATTTCTGAATTAATAGAACAAGAAAATCGCCATCCTTTTCGTTGTCAAATTAGGCCAATTTTAGATACGTTTAAAATTGATGATTTTCTCATCAATATCTTACAAGCTCAAGGCCTTTCGCTTGATTCAGTGCTAGCTCCAGAGCAAACTATTACGATACATCCACCAGGGGGATCTTCTATTCCCGAGCTAGTATTAGAGCAAGTTCATCCAGATAATATCAAACTTGCAGAAGATGTTACTAAGCTCATTAACTTAAAGATAGCAGGCATCGATTTTATTACTACTGATATTAGTCAACCTTGGCATGAAAATGATTCTATTATCAATGAAGTGAACTCTTGTCCACAAATTACGATGCATTTTGGCCGGGAAATTTATAGCACTATACTTAGACAGTTTGTAAAAGGAGACGGACGAATTCCAACCTATGCTTTTATTGGCCATAAGTTAGCGAAACAATCTGCTATTCAGTGGGTTGATCAATTGCAAAAAAGCCAGCCGCATTGCGCTTTTATTTCTGCTGATAACGTCTCTATTCCTCAGCGTTTTTTTAGAAATCTACCCAAAAAAATGATTGATCGTGTGGCCCTGGTTTTAGCAGACAAATCCGTGGGATCATTAGTAGTCCATCTCACGCCAGAGGAACTGATCAATGCTGGTCTGCCTCTAGATCGTTTGACGGAAATGCGCTTGTTTGCATCTGAATTTAAAGCATCGAGTAATCTTTCTATTAGCTCGGCACAATCAACCTTTGCAACAGCCTGTGAATCTCTCATCATTCTTTAGACTGGATGGGTTTCTTTTAGAAACAACCTCAAAACAGTGCCCATGTTCGAATTGAGTTTATTTCCCGTCTATGAGTCCTTGTTTTTTTAAGTATCGAAGAGACCAGGATACTTCCAGTCAGCAACGCTGGTCAGTGGCAATTGGCCCTGACCTCAACCGGTATTGCGCATGCCGGCCGCGATGCCATTGATAGTAAGCAGGGCCCCCCGCAGTAACTCTTCCTTGGAATAACGACGGTAACGAATGCCGCTGGCCTCGGCTTCTTGGGTCACTTGGCGCAGGCGCTTGAGCAGGGATACCTGAAGAAATCCAAGTGGAACAATTGTGCGATTTCGCAGATGAACAGATTGTTGGAGACTGCGGTCACCATCCAAAAGATGTTGGTGGCCGGTGATTTGCAGAGTCAGTTCCCTGGTTAGATTGTATTCATCAGAGATCTGTTGAAAAATGCGGCCGAAACGCTGGCGGTCTTCCGGTTTAGACAATTCTTGGACGTAGTGAGAAGCAATGGTCAAATCTACCTTGGAAAGAGTCATTTCTACCTTGGAGATCACCATATTAAAGAAGGGCCATTTGTAGTAGAAATAGCGCAATAATTTCAGGTTTTTAACCGGGTCTTGGTCAATAAAGCCCTGAAGGGCCGAACCGACACCGTACCAGGCCGGCAACAGAAAGCGGCTTTGAGTCCAACTAAAGACCCAGGGAATGGCCCGCAGAGTACTTAGATCTCGTTTACCGCTACTACGCCGTGCTGGACGAGAGCTAATTTGCAGTTCACTAATTTCGGGAATGGGGGTAACAGAGAGGAAGAAATCCAGAAAATCCGGATCTTCATAGATCAGACTCCGGTAAACCTGGCGAGAGGAGGCGGCTAACTCCTCCATGATGCGGTTCCAGGGTTCGATGTAGTCAAAACTACTCTTGAGCAGGCTGGATTGGATCACAGCAGTGGTGAGAGTTTCTAGGTTGTACAGGGCCAGTTCCGGCAGGGAGTACTTCGAGGCCAGGACTTCCCCCTGCTCCGTAATTTTGATGCGGCCATCTACGGTTCCTGCTGGTTGGGCCAAAATAGCCTTGTAGGCCGGGCCGCCTCCCCGTCCCACGGAGCCACCACGACCATGGAAGAGACGCAGGATCAAACCATACTGCTGGGCCACCTGCTGGAGGGCCTTTTGGGCCTTGTGAATTTCCCAGTTACTGCTTAAAAAGCCCGAATCCTTATTGCTATCGGAGTAGCCCACCATCACTTCCTGGAGATTGGCCGGTTGCAGCAAGGCTACCGGAGGATGAGACGGCCCCGGTTCTAAGGCTCTGTAGCCACCGGCCACCGCTGCCCGATAGAAGAGTCGGTCAAATAAGGCCGCCATGATCCCCGGCGCATTTTTGAGGTCTTCTACCGTTTCAAAGAGAGGCACAATGCGTACAGAGGCAATGCCCGTACCAGGGTCGTAGAGGCCCCCTTCCTTGGCTAGCAGGAGAACTTCTAGCACATCACTAGCATCGTTGGTCATGCTGATAATGTAGGTTTGGCAGATATCTGTCCCAAACTCCTGTTGAAGATGACGCAACGTCCGCAGGGTTTCGATGGTTTCGCGGGTTCGCTCTGAAAAGGGCATTTCCAGGGGAATTAGGGGACGACGGGTTTGTAGTTCCGTTCCCAGCCAGGTCAGTTTTTCGGTCTCCGTTAGTTGGTCGTAGGGCCGGGGCAACACGCCCAGATAATCGGCAATTTCGGTAATGGCCTCGGCATGACGGGAGGACTCTTGGCGGAAATCTAGCTGGGCCAGGTTAAAGCCGTACACTTCAACTTGGGTAATCAAATTCTCTAGCTCTAGACAACTCAGGCCGGTTTCGATCAGGTTGCGTTGAATGAGTTGTAGCTCCTCCAAAAAGGCCTGGCCGGTGCGGTAGTGCTGGAGGGAAGGGGTTTTGGCTAAATTTTGCCGCTCCTCTGGATTGGCCAAGCGTTTATTGCGTTGCAGGGTATTTTCGAGACGCTGTTGAATATAAGCCAGTTTCATGCGGTAGGGTTCCTGGCGGTAGCGCAGGGATACCTCTTCATAGATCTTGGGCAATTCCAGACGGTCTCGCTCTAGGGAATCCAGCAATTCCTGGGAAACCTTACACCAGTGCAGGGAAGGACTCAGAATAGCGGTTAATTCACCGAGAGAATGGAGGTACTTATTAATTACCAGGCCCCGCTGGTAGCAGGCCGTTTGCCAGGTAACTTCAGGGGTCACGGAGGGGTTACCATCCCGGTCACCGCCGACCCAAGAACCAAAGTGGCAAAAGTTGGCACTGGGGGCCTTTAACCAGGGGAAATTATCGCGCAGGGCCTGGCGTAGACGCTTAGAGAGCTCTGGAATGGCATTGAACAGGACTTCATCGAAATAGTGCAGGGAGTAATCTACTTCGTCCAGAACTGTAGGCTTGAACTGGTGCAATTCATCAGTACGCCACCAGAAACGAATCTCCTCCATTAACTGCTCGGTTACAGCCTTGGCCTCCCAGGTATTCAGCCAATCAGGGTTGGGTACGGACACCTGGAGTTGATCCAGTTTCCGCAGAACCCGGTCAATGCGGCGTTGTTTGCGGCGAATGGTGTGGCGGACGATTTCCGTGGGGTGGGCCGTAATCACCAGACGCACATCCAATTGATCCAGTAGGCGCTGGATTTGTTGGGGCGGCACATTTAACCGCTTCAGTTCCCCAAACAACCAGTGAAACGTCCCCACCTGAATGGCCCCGTCTTCCTGCCAAAGGCTCTTTTTCAGGAGGCTGAGTTCCAGGGGCGGAATAATTTCTTCCTCGCTACCGGCTTCATCGTAAAAGGCCGTTTCCTGGGTGGATTCCCAACGATTGCGTTCCTGCTCCCGTTGCTCGTAGTGCTGTTCCACAATATTGATCAGTTGGAAATAGAGCGCAAAGGCCCGAGCGGCACGGATGGCTTCATTCAGTTCTAATTTTTCGATGCGTTCCGTGATTTCTAATTGCAGGGAAGCGGTGATTTCGGCATCCCGGATTTCTGGGGAATTTTGTAGTCGCAGTTCCTTTAATAGATCAACCAGTTCCTGGCCGCACTCACTGCGGAGTACCCGCTCCCAAAGGTCTTCCATCAGGCGGAGGCGGTGGTAAAGGACCGATTCTTCCCCTCCTTGGCTCCCCGGTGTAACCGTCATCCCATCCTGTTGGTTGGGGGGAGTCTGATTAGAAAGATTAGAAGGGGATTGGATGATCGGACTCATAGGAACCTCAGGGTCTATCAACAAGGCACAAGGAGGAGATGGCACCAAACCTGACACCAATGGAGCAGATTTGAGGAGGAAGAATTAAGCCTAGACAATCGCGGCTCATGACAAATTAACGTTTGGCCTAAGTTATTGTATCGGTTCTAGTCAAGCTTGGGCATGTTCCTCCTGTCCAACATCAAGAAATAGGGATATCCCGCCCACCGGCCGAATCCCCCACTTTAAAATCTCTGAAGGACGACACAACTGACCCCACTGTCCCCTTGCTAAGGGGAGGTGCCGAAGGCAGAGGGGTAAAAATCCGTAGCCCTAATTGGGCGGATTGGTAACATGCCAGATGCCATGTTACTAGGCCCTCGACCATCTACCCTAGAATCAGCGCTCAAGCTCCTGTTATTTCTGTGAGGCCTGATGATGATTCCTGCTTGGCTTTGCATTGGTGTGGTCGCTTTTGCCGTGGCCTTTGTGCTCAACCGCCTTTCCCCCAAGGATTTGCGTTGGTTTAATCGCCTCCAGCGGCCGGCCTGGTTAACCTTTGAAGGGGCCATTCCCTGGATCTGGATCACGATTTTTATCTGTGGGGCCCTGTCCGCGACCTTGACTTGGCAAGCGGTTGCGCCTCGCCAATCGGCCTGGCCCTGGATGGCTGGCTACCTGGTCTTGGAAGTAGCGGTGATGGCCTATACGCCGGTGATGTGTAAGCTTCGTAGTCTACGGGTCGGAACTGCCATTGGAGCCTTGGGATTTTTCATTGGCTTGGCCCTGGCCCTAGCGGTGTTTCCCATATCTGCCTCGGCAGGCTTGTTCCTGGTGCCCTACCTCCTCTGGAGTCCTATCGGTACCTACGTCACCTGGGCCATGATTCCCCTCAATCCCTGGGATGCCTAGGGCCCCTGAGCTGTAGCAATCTCTACCGAACCTTCTAGAAAAATTGGGTATCGTCAAAAAACCTTAACGAGAGGGAATGACGATTTTTCATGCGGATTGAGCAGTTACAGGCTTTTTTGGCCGTCGCCGATAGCGGCAATTTTGGCCAGGCCGCCCGTCAATTTGGTATTACCCAATCAACGGTAAGTCGTCAAATCCAATCTTTGGAACAGGCCTTAGGCTTACCTCTCTTCCATCGCACCGCCCAGGCTAAGCTGACTATTGCTGGCGAGAAGTTAGTGCCCCGCGCTCGGCGCATTTGCCAAGAATGGAGTCAGGCCAGTGAAGAAATTGCCGATCTCCAGGCCGGTAAGCAACGAGAATTGTGTGTAGCGGCAGTGCATTCCGTCTGCTCCCATTACCTGCCATCAGTACTGCAACAATTTTGCCAGGATTATCCCCAGGTACAATTGCGGGTGACGGCCCTGGGGAGTGACCGGGCCCTCAAGGTGCTCCGCGATGGCTTGGTGGACATTGCCGTGGTGATGAATAATCGCTATCTAACGTCGAGCGCCGATCTGGTCGTGGAATTACTCTACGAAGAGATGATCGAAGTACTTATGGCCGCTGACCATCCCTTAGCTCAGTATGAGCAAGTGTCGTGGGATAGTTTATTGGCCTATCCCCAGGTGGTTTTTAAAGATGGCTACGGCATGCAACGCCTGGTGCAAGATTGGTTCAACCAACAGAATGCAGAACCCAAGGTGGTGATGGAACTCAATACCCTCGATGCCTTTCGCGGGGTAGTGCGTCAGGGAAAAATGTTGGCCCTGCTCCCGAAAACGGCCCTGCTCGAAGCCCATCACGATCCCAGTCTAGCGGTGCGCCCCCTGGCCCCGATTCCAGGTTCCACACAACAATTGAGTCGCCAAATCGTATTGGTGACAACCGGCGACCGCCTTAAAATTCCGCCCATTGCCCACTTTTGCCAATTAGTGCGGGATTGGAATCAGTCCTTTGTTACCGCTCGTCCTGGCCTCGCGGGAGCAAAAGTTCGCTCCCCTTCAATCCCGGTTCGTCCTTGAGCTAGGGATCGCGCTGGAGGGTGCGCTGGACAGAGCCATCAGCCCCGATGATTTCAATCTGCATAGGCATCTGGCCAATGGCATGGGTAGAACAACTTAAACAGGGGTCATAGCAACGAATCCCGGCCTCTACTCGATTGAGAAAACCTTCCCGAACATCATGGTTGTGGATGTAGTGCTTGGCAATCTGGGCCACGGTTTTATTCATGGCCAGGTTATTGTTCCCCGTGGCAATGATTAAGTTCACCTTTTGGATTAGGCCATTTTCATCCACGTTGTAGTGGTGGAAGAGAGTTCCCCGGGGGGCCTCACTGACGCCAACGGCTTCCAACTGGTTAATGCCTGCTTTCGCTCGACAGTTTTTCGAGAGAATATCGGGGTCATCCATTAATCGTTCAATGGCCTCTAGGCAGGCCAGAATTTCCAGCAACCGCGCATAGTGATAGAAGAAGGAAGAGGTCGCGACCCCACCGGCCCGTTGACGATATTCCGTCAGTTCTCGATTGGCCTCGGGGGTTCCGATATGGCTACAGACATTAAGCCGGGCTAGGGGGCCAACTCGATAGATACCGTCGGGATAGCCCAGGGGTTTGTAGTAGGGAAATTTCAAATAAGACCATTTTTCGACGGATTCGCCAATAAAGTCCCGATAATTGTCTTCACTGAGGTTATCTGCCACAATATGGCCTTCGCTATCGGTAAAGCGGAGATGACCGCCGTAGTGTTCCCATTCTCCTTGTTTTCCCACTAAGCTCATGAAGAGAGATGGGAATTTACCAAACTGCTCTACCTCCGTTGTAAGTTTGTCAAGCAGGCCTTTGAATAGGTTCAGGGCCAGGTAAATGGTTTGTTTCGATTCCGGCAGACGGTCAATGATCCACTGACGGCCTTCTTCGGATAACGGCGATCGAACTCCCCCCGGCACCGACCAAGCGGCATGGATTTTCTTAGCCCCTAGGAGTTCAATCACGGTTTGGCCGAACTGACGCAGACGAATGCCGGCCCGGGCCAGATCCAGATCAGCGGCAATCAGGCCAAAAACATTGCGTTGGGCCGGGTCACTATCCCAACCGAGGAGAAAGTCGGGGCTACTGAGGTGGAAAAAGCTAAGGGCATGGGACTGGGTAATTTGGCCCAGATTCATAAGGCGACGGAGTTTTTCCCCGGCCGGTGGGACTTGAACGGCCAAAATTTTATCCCCGGTTTTGGCGGCACAGAGGAGATGACTCACCGGACAAATGCCGCAGATGCGAGCCGTAATTCCCGCCATTTCCCACATGGGACGGCCCTCGCAGAACTTTTCAAAGCCCCGGTACTCCACCACATGAAAGCGAACATCATCAACTTCGCCTTGGTCATTGAGAAAGACAGAGATTTTAGCGTGGCCCTCAATGCGGGTAACGGGATCAATAACAATGGTTTTAGACATTTTTACTCCAAAATATTTTTAAGTATTTAGATTAATCAGTTAACCACTACACCACTCTTCCAGGTTAATCAGGATTGAGGCTTCGGGATATTCCTCCACATATTCTTCTAGGGCCGTTTTTTCTAGACTTTGAGCCCGTTGGTGGGCGGCTTCGGCTTGGAGTTCTTCGACAATATCCCAAGCGACCCGGCAGTCGGCTGAGGCATGACCTTTTTCTGCACAAATTTGTCGAGCTTCTTGAATGGCTTTTTGAATGGCTTGCTCAAAATATTGTTCCTTAGGGCTTTCTAGAAAATCCCCCTTGAGCAGAATATCTGTGGCAGTAATCATTCCCAATAATTTTTCCCGGATCACTGGAGCACACCGAATCCCCGTATTGGCAAACAAACGGGCTGCATACTCAATCGACAGATCGGGATTCACCACGATACAAGGCTTTTGCATGACTTCATAGACCCGCAGTTTTTTCGGATCGCGACCGTAGGCGGTTACCTTGCTGATAATATCCAATTCAGTAATCATGCCGTAGGCATCTTCGTCGTGGCGGCGTTCTACAATCACCGCAAAGATATGATGCGCTTTCATCAAGCGAACGGCTTCAGCGACGGATTGATGGCCCCTTACCGTGACGACCTGGGTTGTCATAATATCGGCAACTTTCATGGGTTTTCTCCTTGGGAAATGCTAAATGCTTAAAGATAGAAATTAGCCAAACTTGATCATGGCTCGGCCCTGCATTAAGGGATGTTCACCGTTGACGAGGGGTTCTAGGGTGGCTCGAATGCGGTGGGCATCAGGGGGACAACCCGGCATAAAAATATCCACAGGGATGACTTCGTGCAGAGGTATCACTTTATCCAATAGCGGTGGTACGATCCCCGGCTCATCGGGCAGTTGGGGCGTGGTATCTCCCAGTTCTAGGTAGGAACGACGCAAAACCGGATCGGCTCCTTTGAGCATATTGCGCATAGCCGGGACATTGGCGGTGACGGCACAATCACCAAAGGAGATAACGATTTTTGTTTTTTGACGCAGTTCCAGGGCCAATTCAAGATTTTCCTCATTAGCAATGGCCCCTTCTACCAAACAAACATCGACATTATCGGGGTATTCCTTGAGGTCGGAACCAACGGGACTAAAGACCACCTCTACTTTTTGGGCTAAGTCAATTAGCCATTCATCCATATCCAGGAAGGACATGTGGCAACCAGAACAACCAGCCAGCCAAACAGTGGCAAAGCGAATTTTACTCATCGGTTTTTATTAATCCTCAATTAAGAAATTACTAGAGCGGAAGGAGGCAATAGAGGCAGTAAATCAATCCCTTGCCAATCCTTAAGAAAATCACAGATAACTTCAGGGGTTAGATCATCGAGTCCATTGATGATGCTCCCGAGCTTGGGCCAGAAATTCAAGTTTTTCCCGGTCACGGTGTTCTTCAGAAACAGTAACCCCCTTATGGAAAATAGAACCCGTAGGACAGGCATCCACACATTTACCGCAGGAAGTACAGGCTTCGACTTCACCCCAGGGTTGATTTAGGCCGGAGATGATTTTGCAGGTCGTTCCTCGGTAAGAAACATCCCAAACGTGAGCTCCTTCAATTTCATCGCAGACCCGCACACAACGGGTACAGAGAATACAACGGTTGTGGTCAATGCCAAAGAGGGGATGGGACAGATCGACTTCGCGCTTAGGAAATTGGTAAGTAAACCGAGTATGGTCCATGCCGACTTGGATAGCCATATCTTGCAATTCACAGTTGCCATTGGCAACACAGACGGCAC contains:
- the ppc gene encoding phosphoenolpyruvate carboxylase, producing MTVTPGSQGGEESVLYHRLRLMEDLWERVLRSECGQELVDLLKELRLQNSPEIRDAEITASLQLEITERIEKLELNEAIRAARAFALYFQLINIVEQHYEQREQERNRWESTQETAFYDEAGSEEEIIPPLELSLLKKSLWQEDGAIQVGTFHWLFGELKRLNVPPQQIQRLLDQLDVRLVITAHPTEIVRHTIRRKQRRIDRVLRKLDQLQVSVPNPDWLNTWEAKAVTEQLMEEIRFWWRTDELHQFKPTVLDEVDYSLHYFDEVLFNAIPELSKRLRQALRDNFPWLKAPSANFCHFGSWVGGDRDGNPSVTPEVTWQTACYQRGLVINKYLHSLGELTAILSPSLHWCKVSQELLDSLERDRLELPKIYEEVSLRYRQEPYRMKLAYIQQRLENTLQRNKRLANPEERQNLAKTPSLQHYRTGQAFLEELQLIQRNLIETGLSCLELENLITQVEVYGFNLAQLDFRQESSRHAEAITEIADYLGVLPRPYDQLTETEKLTWLGTELQTRRPLIPLEMPFSERTRETIETLRTLRHLQQEFGTDICQTYIISMTNDASDVLEVLLLAKEGGLYDPGTGIASVRIVPLFETVEDLKNAPGIMAALFDRLFYRAAVAGGYRALEPGPSHPPVALLQPANLQEVMVGYSDSNKDSGFLSSNWEIHKAQKALQQVAQQYGLILRLFHGRGGSVGRGGGPAYKAILAQPAGTVDGRIKITEQGEVLASKYSLPELALYNLETLTTAVIQSSLLKSSFDYIEPWNRIMEELAASSRQVYRSLIYEDPDFLDFFLSVTPIPEISELQISSRPARRSSGKRDLSTLRAIPWVFSWTQSRFLLPAWYGVGSALQGFIDQDPVKNLKLLRYFYYKWPFFNMVISKVEMTLSKVDLTIASHYVQELSKPEDRQRFGRIFQQISDEYNLTRELTLQITGHQHLLDGDRSLQQSVHLRNRTIVPLGFLQVSLLKRLRQVTQEAEASGIRYRRYSKEELLRGALLTINGIAAGMRNTG
- a CDS encoding TspO/MBR family protein, translated to MMMIPAWLCIGVVAFAVAFVLNRLSPKDLRWFNRLQRPAWLTFEGAIPWIWITIFICGALSATLTWQAVAPRQSAWPWMAGYLVLEVAVMAYTPVMCKLRSLRVGTAIGALGFFIGLALALAVFPISASAGLFLVPYLLWSPIGTYVTWAMIPLNPWDA
- a CDS encoding LysR family transcriptional regulator, with product MRIEQLQAFLAVADSGNFGQAARQFGITQSTVSRQIQSLEQALGLPLFHRTAQAKLTIAGEKLVPRARRICQEWSQASEEIADLQAGKQRELCVAAVHSVCSHYLPSVLQQFCQDYPQVQLRVTALGSDRALKVLRDGLVDIAVVMNNRYLTSSADLVVELLYEEMIEVLMAADHPLAQYEQVSWDSLLAYPQVVFKDGYGMQRLVQDWFNQQNAEPKVVMELNTLDAFRGVVRQGKMLALLPKTALLEAHHDPSLAVRPLAPIPGSTQQLSRQIVLVTTGDRLKIPPIAHFCQLVRDWNQSFVTARPGLAGAKVRSPSIPVRP
- a CDS encoding Ni/Fe hydrogenase subunit alpha → MSKTIVIDPVTRIEGHAKISVFLNDQGEVDDVRFHVVEYRGFEKFCEGRPMWEMAGITARICGICPVSHLLCAAKTGDKILAVQVPPAGEKLRRLMNLGQITQSHALSFFHLSSPDFLLGWDSDPAQRNVFGLIAADLDLARAGIRLRQFGQTVIELLGAKKIHAAWSVPGGVRSPLSEEGRQWIIDRLPESKQTIYLALNLFKGLLDKLTTEVEQFGKFPSLFMSLVGKQGEWEHYGGHLRFTDSEGHIVADNLSEDNYRDFIGESVEKWSYLKFPYYKPLGYPDGIYRVGPLARLNVCSHIGTPEANRELTEYRQRAGGVATSSFFYHYARLLEILACLEAIERLMDDPDILSKNCRAKAGINQLEAVGVSEAPRGTLFHHYNVDENGLIQKVNLIIATGNNNLAMNKTVAQIAKHYIHNHDVREGFLNRVEAGIRCYDPCLSCSTHAIGQMPMQIEIIGADGSVQRTLQRDP
- a CDS encoding CBS domain-containing protein, which produces MKVADIMTTQVVTVRGHQSVAEAVRLMKAHHIFAVIVERRHDEDAYGMITELDIISKVTAYGRDPKKLRVYEVMQKPCIVVNPDLSIEYAARLFANTGIRCAPVIREKLLGMITATDILLKGDFLESPKEQYFEQAIQKAIQEARQICAEKGHASADCRVAWDIVEELQAEAAHQRAQSLEKTALEEYVEEYPEASILINLEEWCSG
- a CDS encoding oxidoreductase, yielding MSKIRFATVWLAGCSGCHMSFLDMDEWLIDLAQKVEVVFSPVGSDLKEYPDNVDVCLVEGAIANEENLELALELRQKTKIVISFGDCAVTANVPAMRNMLKGADPVLRRSYLELGDTTPQLPDEPGIVPPLLDKVIPLHEVIPVDIFMPGCPPDAHRIRATLEPLVNGEHPLMQGRAMIKFG
- the hoxU gene encoding bidirectional hydrogenase complex protein HoxU produces the protein MSVITLTIDDQAIAIEEGATILQAAKEAGIAIPTLCHLEGVSEAAACRLCVVEIQGINKLLPACVTTVTEEMVVHTKTQKLQDYRRMTVELLFAEGNHVCAVCVANGNCELQDMAIQVGMDHTRFTYQFPKREVDLSHPLFGIDHNRCILCTRCVRVCDEIEGAHVWDVSYRGTTCKIISGLNQPWGEVEACTSCGKCVDACPTGSIFHKGVTVSEEHRDREKLEFLAQAREHHQWTR